A genomic stretch from Anticarsia gemmatalis isolate Benzon Research Colony breed Stoneville strain chromosome 26, ilAntGemm2 primary, whole genome shotgun sequence includes:
- the GPHR gene encoding Golgi pH regulator isoform X3, whose translation MFELIIFEIIGYLDSSSRYFHWNMGLYSLLFMVIALIPFYIAYFCFSNIRFVSQNMIRPLTMFVWFIYLYFFWKIGDPFPILSPKQGIFSIEQGVSRIGVIGVTVMALLSGFGAVNYPYTSMAIFIRPVTQSDVLSIEKKLLQTMDMILVKKKRIALAEANSVGARQQYNMLDQSNVKNRGGFWTNILSSVGSIANPLGQGTENITQLRQEISGLEELSRQLFLEAHDARTMREKIEWSKTFQGKYFNFLGYFFSLYCIWKIFISTINIVFDRVGKKDPVTRGLEIVVHWLGWNIDVTFWSQHVSFILVGCIVLTSIRGLLLTLTKFFYKISSSKSSNIIVLILAQIMGMYFCSSVLLMRMNMPPEYRIIITQVLGDLQFNFYHRWFDVIFLVSALTSIFTLYLAHKQPSVN comes from the exons ATGTTTGAGCTGATCATCTTTGAAATCATTGGGTATTTGGACTCCAG TTCTAGATACTTCCACTGGAACATGGGATTATACTCCCTCCTGTTCATGGTGATAGCTCTCATACCATTCTATATTGCATACTTCTGCTTCAGCAATATTAGATTTG TGTCACAGAACATGATAAGACCATTGACAATGTTTGTgtggtttatctatttataCTTCTTCTGGAAAATTGGAGATCCATTCCCAATATTGAGTCCAAAACAG GGTATATTTTCAATAGAACAAGGAGTGTCACGTATAGGCGTGATCGGCGTGACAGTAATGGCTTTACTGTCAGGATTTGGTGCTGTCAACTATCCTTACACATCAATGGCTATATTTATTAG acCGGTAACTCAATCCGATGTCCTATCAATAGAAAAGAAGCTATTACAAACAATGGACATGATATTGGTGAAAAAGAAAAGGATAGCACTAGCTGAAGCCAACAGTGTGGGAGCGagacaacaatataatatgttggaCCAGTCTAATGTGAAGAATAGAGGTGGTTTTTGGACCAATATTTTGTCTAGTGTTGGAAGTATTGCTAATCCTTTGGGACAGGGGACTGAGA atataACCCAACTGCGTCAAGAGATCTCTGGTCTAGAGGAGCTAAGCAGGCAATTGTTCTTAGAAGCCCACGACGCGAGGACTATGAGAGAAAAGATCGAATGGTCCAAGACCTTCCAGGGCAAATATTTCAACTTCCTCGGCTATTTCTTCTCGTTGTATTGTATATGGAAGATTTTTATT TCAACAATAAACATAGTATTCGACCGCGTAGGCAAGAAGGACCCGGTCACCCGCGGCCTAGAGATAGTGGTCCACTGGCTGGGCTGGAACATAGACGTGACTTTCTGGTCACAACACGTCTCGTTCATACTCGTCGGCTGTATCGTACTGACCAGTATTAGAGGATTGTTGCTTACGTTGACTAAG TTCTTCTACAAAATCTCATCATCGAAATCATCAAACATCATAGTACTAATACTAGCTCAAATCATGGGTATGTATTTCTGTTCGTCCGTCCTTCTAATGCGGATGAATATGCCGCCGGAGTACCGTATCATCATAACGCAAGTGTTAGGAGACCTGCAGTTCAACTTCTACCACAGGTGGTTCGACGTTATATTCCTGGTTAGTGCATTGACTAGTATATTTACGCTCTATCTAGCTCATAAACAACCGTCGGTCAATTAA
- the GPHR gene encoding Golgi pH regulator isoform X2, with protein sequence MRSGLHSASFKTFFFVGGWIFFVKQLFRDYEVHHTLVQLIFSVTFALSCTMFELIIFEIIGYLDSSSRYFHWNMGLYSLLFMVIALIPFYIAYFCFSNIRFVSQNMIRPLTMFVWFIYLYFFWKIGDPFPILSPKQGIFSIEQGVSRIGVIGVTVMALLSGFGAVNYPYTSMAIFIRPVTQSDVLSIEKKLLQTMDMILVKKKRIALAEANSVGARQQYNMLDQSNVKNRGGFWTNILSSVGSIANPLGQGTENITQLRQEISGLEELSRQLFLEAHDARTMREKIEWSKTFQGKYFNFLGYFFSLYCIWKIFISTINIVFDRVGKKDPVTRGLEIVVHWLGWNIDVTFWSQHVSFILVGCIVLTSIRGLLLTLTKFFYKISSSKSSNIIVLILAQIMGMYFCSSVLLMRMNMPPEYRIIITQVLGDLQFNFYHRWFDVIFLVSALTSIFTLYLAHKQPSVN encoded by the exons ATGAGAAGCGGTCTACATTCTGCAAGTTTCAAG ACATTTTTCTTTGTCGGCGGCTGGATATTCTTCGTGAAGCAGTTGTTCCGTGACTATGAGGTCCACCACACATTGGTGCAGCTCATATTCTCAGTCACATTTGCTCTCAGTTGCACCATGTTTGAGCTGATCATCTTTGAAATCATTGGGTATTTGGACTCCAG TTCTAGATACTTCCACTGGAACATGGGATTATACTCCCTCCTGTTCATGGTGATAGCTCTCATACCATTCTATATTGCATACTTCTGCTTCAGCAATATTAGATTTG TGTCACAGAACATGATAAGACCATTGACAATGTTTGTgtggtttatctatttataCTTCTTCTGGAAAATTGGAGATCCATTCCCAATATTGAGTCCAAAACAG GGTATATTTTCAATAGAACAAGGAGTGTCACGTATAGGCGTGATCGGCGTGACAGTAATGGCTTTACTGTCAGGATTTGGTGCTGTCAACTATCCTTACACATCAATGGCTATATTTATTAG acCGGTAACTCAATCCGATGTCCTATCAATAGAAAAGAAGCTATTACAAACAATGGACATGATATTGGTGAAAAAGAAAAGGATAGCACTAGCTGAAGCCAACAGTGTGGGAGCGagacaacaatataatatgttggaCCAGTCTAATGTGAAGAATAGAGGTGGTTTTTGGACCAATATTTTGTCTAGTGTTGGAAGTATTGCTAATCCTTTGGGACAGGGGACTGAGA atataACCCAACTGCGTCAAGAGATCTCTGGTCTAGAGGAGCTAAGCAGGCAATTGTTCTTAGAAGCCCACGACGCGAGGACTATGAGAGAAAAGATCGAATGGTCCAAGACCTTCCAGGGCAAATATTTCAACTTCCTCGGCTATTTCTTCTCGTTGTATTGTATATGGAAGATTTTTATT TCAACAATAAACATAGTATTCGACCGCGTAGGCAAGAAGGACCCGGTCACCCGCGGCCTAGAGATAGTGGTCCACTGGCTGGGCTGGAACATAGACGTGACTTTCTGGTCACAACACGTCTCGTTCATACTCGTCGGCTGTATCGTACTGACCAGTATTAGAGGATTGTTGCTTACGTTGACTAAG TTCTTCTACAAAATCTCATCATCGAAATCATCAAACATCATAGTACTAATACTAGCTCAAATCATGGGTATGTATTTCTGTTCGTCCGTCCTTCTAATGCGGATGAATATGCCGCCGGAGTACCGTATCATCATAACGCAAGTGTTAGGAGACCTGCAGTTCAACTTCTACCACAGGTGGTTCGACGTTATATTCCTGGTTAGTGCATTGACTAGTATATTTACGCTCTATCTAGCTCATAAACAACCGTCGGTCAATTAA
- the LOC142984283 gene encoding uncharacterized protein LOC142984283, translating to MSPISAVFSSIINGKNNVCCLCLSYISEEPIRLTDEVVIDINNGDCDTAVEQVLNNVFDEEMYSYISSMNSICEQCIKQAINYYKFLRITQRNAEYFTNVLNSLTNSFEYISNELYDSKSLFVSLNLQDFTSKHYYDEKRAPSTSKAALKRFQSLDNTQKVKIEDLLNRVKKEKDSISQVVKRKAKNVINIPTSEMLIDKNNRNNLKCKECLKKFPTIWNLRNHYIRVHAPKTFKCPECPRRYGSAAFLEAHKTESHCTVVCTECGKTFNNRHTLKMHEIGHHLTLVCHDCGRIYKNKSTFKKHIDLNVCGQKTRANPSEAKYTCDHCNKKYTQKMSLRVHIQLEHGNYKAHICEWCGKKFWAQSRLKAHIVKHTREKNFPCTLCGGKFVSKESLLYHTRIHTGEKPYKCPHCDARFISASRRTDHVKRHHLGGTFECDICHSKFNSRPFLLKHKKMHTEDASKPNQFDQSRSMLKNSLNSDMTSRDIWKIDELDDVGIQSFQNVIESAEVQIQSFGDEVYEDTKQSSEDGRVYLEVSDDADEFIKLAGIGT from the exons ATGTCGCCTATATCCGCTGTATTTAGCAGCATAATCAATGGAAAGAATAATGTCTGTTGTTTGTGCTTGTCCTATATTTCTGAAGAGCCGATACGATTAACCGATGAAGTAGTCATTGATATTAATAATGGGGATTGTGATACAGCGGTGGAGCAAGTGCTTAATAACGTATTTGATGAAGAG ATGTACAGCTACATATCTTCAATGAACTCAATATGTGAACAATGTATAAAGCAAGCAATAAATTACTACAAATTCCTTCGAATTACTCAAAGAAACGCAGAATACTTCACAAATGTTCTTAACAGTCTCACCAACAGCTTTGAATACATTTCAAATGAGTTGTATGACAGCAAATCTCTATTTGTCTCATTGAATTTACAAGATTTCACAAGCAAACACTACTATGATGAAAAACGTGCCCCATCTACCTCAAAAGCAGCATTGAAACGGTTTCAAAGTCTAGACAATACACAGAAAGTTAAAATTGAAGACTTATTGAACagagttaaaaaagaaaaagactCAATCAGTCAAGTTGTGAAACGAAAggctaaaaatgttattaacattCCAACCAGCGAAATGCTGATAGACAAAAATAATCGTAACAACCTCAAATGTAAAGAGTGTCTTAAGAAATTTCCCACTATTTGGAATTTAAGAAATCATTATATTAGGGTTCATGCACCAAAGACTTTCAAATGCCCTGAATGTCCAAGAAGATATGGATCTGCAGCATTTCTAGAAGCTCATAAAACTGAGAGCCACTGTACTGTTGTCTGTACGGAGTGTGGAAAGACATTTAATAATAGGCATACATTAAAAATGCATGAAATCGGACACCACTTAACACTGGTCTGTCATGACtgtggaagaatttataagaataaatcaacatttaaGAAACATATTGATTTAAATGTATGCGGTCAAAAAACAAGAGCTAATCCATCTGAAGCGAAATACACTTGTGatcattgtaataaaaaatacacgcaAAAGATGTCCTTAAGAGTACACATACAGCTTGAACATGGGAACTATAAAGCTCATATCTGTGAATGGTGCGGTAAAAAGTTCTGGGCACAGAGTCGATTAAAAGCCCATATAGTAAAACATACAAGAGAAAAAAACTTTCCTTGCACGCTCTGTGGAGGAAAATTCGTATCAAAAGAATCATTGCTCTATCATACAAGGATCCATACTGGTGAAAAGCCATACAAATGTCCGCATTGTGATGCTCGATTTATTTCAGCATCTCGTAGAACTGATCATGTGAAACGTCATCATTTAGGAGGGACATTTGAATGCGATATTTGTCATAGTAAGTTTAATTCAAGGCCGTTTTTACTGAAACATAAAAAGATGCATACAGAAGATGCGTCTAAACCAAATCAATTTGATCAGAGTAGAAGTATGTTAAAGAATAGTTTGAATTCTGATATGACTTCAAGAGATATTTGGAAGATTGATGAACTAGATGATGTTGGGATACAAAGTTTTCAGAATGTTATTGAATCTGCTGAAGTTCAGATTCAGAGTTTTGGAGATGAAGTATATGAAGATACGAAACAGTCTTCTGAAGATGGTAGAGTGTATTTAGAAGTTTCTGACGATGCTGATGAGTTTATAAAATTAGCTGGTATtggaacataa
- the GPHR gene encoding Golgi pH regulator isoform X1 has translation MVASKIKCLISKLYKSVIIQLKLSKSGSRLSSRQGCCVVLFCEIGKCFKQFIAQKLLDCPYKMTFLEDTLIILISQTFFFVGGWIFFVKQLFRDYEVHHTLVQLIFSVTFALSCTMFELIIFEIIGYLDSSSRYFHWNMGLYSLLFMVIALIPFYIAYFCFSNIRFVSQNMIRPLTMFVWFIYLYFFWKIGDPFPILSPKQGIFSIEQGVSRIGVIGVTVMALLSGFGAVNYPYTSMAIFIRPVTQSDVLSIEKKLLQTMDMILVKKKRIALAEANSVGARQQYNMLDQSNVKNRGGFWTNILSSVGSIANPLGQGTENITQLRQEISGLEELSRQLFLEAHDARTMREKIEWSKTFQGKYFNFLGYFFSLYCIWKIFISTINIVFDRVGKKDPVTRGLEIVVHWLGWNIDVTFWSQHVSFILVGCIVLTSIRGLLLTLTKFFYKISSSKSSNIIVLILAQIMGMYFCSSVLLMRMNMPPEYRIIITQVLGDLQFNFYHRWFDVIFLVSALTSIFTLYLAHKQPSVN, from the exons atggtAGCGTCCAAAATCAAATGCTTAATTTCTAAACTGTATAAATCTGTCATCATCCAACTCAAATTGTCAAAGTCAGGCAGTCGGCTGTCATCGCGTCAAGGTTGTtgtgttgtattattttgtgaaattggaaaatgttttaaacagttTATTGCACAAAAGTTACTAGATTGTCCATACAAAATGACTTTCCTAGAGGATACGCTGATAATACTAATATCACAA ACATTTTTCTTTGTCGGCGGCTGGATATTCTTCGTGAAGCAGTTGTTCCGTGACTATGAGGTCCACCACACATTGGTGCAGCTCATATTCTCAGTCACATTTGCTCTCAGTTGCACCATGTTTGAGCTGATCATCTTTGAAATCATTGGGTATTTGGACTCCAG TTCTAGATACTTCCACTGGAACATGGGATTATACTCCCTCCTGTTCATGGTGATAGCTCTCATACCATTCTATATTGCATACTTCTGCTTCAGCAATATTAGATTTG TGTCACAGAACATGATAAGACCATTGACAATGTTTGTgtggtttatctatttataCTTCTTCTGGAAAATTGGAGATCCATTCCCAATATTGAGTCCAAAACAG GGTATATTTTCAATAGAACAAGGAGTGTCACGTATAGGCGTGATCGGCGTGACAGTAATGGCTTTACTGTCAGGATTTGGTGCTGTCAACTATCCTTACACATCAATGGCTATATTTATTAG acCGGTAACTCAATCCGATGTCCTATCAATAGAAAAGAAGCTATTACAAACAATGGACATGATATTGGTGAAAAAGAAAAGGATAGCACTAGCTGAAGCCAACAGTGTGGGAGCGagacaacaatataatatgttggaCCAGTCTAATGTGAAGAATAGAGGTGGTTTTTGGACCAATATTTTGTCTAGTGTTGGAAGTATTGCTAATCCTTTGGGACAGGGGACTGAGA atataACCCAACTGCGTCAAGAGATCTCTGGTCTAGAGGAGCTAAGCAGGCAATTGTTCTTAGAAGCCCACGACGCGAGGACTATGAGAGAAAAGATCGAATGGTCCAAGACCTTCCAGGGCAAATATTTCAACTTCCTCGGCTATTTCTTCTCGTTGTATTGTATATGGAAGATTTTTATT TCAACAATAAACATAGTATTCGACCGCGTAGGCAAGAAGGACCCGGTCACCCGCGGCCTAGAGATAGTGGTCCACTGGCTGGGCTGGAACATAGACGTGACTTTCTGGTCACAACACGTCTCGTTCATACTCGTCGGCTGTATCGTACTGACCAGTATTAGAGGATTGTTGCTTACGTTGACTAAG TTCTTCTACAAAATCTCATCATCGAAATCATCAAACATCATAGTACTAATACTAGCTCAAATCATGGGTATGTATTTCTGTTCGTCCGTCCTTCTAATGCGGATGAATATGCCGCCGGAGTACCGTATCATCATAACGCAAGTGTTAGGAGACCTGCAGTTCAACTTCTACCACAGGTGGTTCGACGTTATATTCCTGGTTAGTGCATTGACTAGTATATTTACGCTCTATCTAGCTCATAAACAACCGTCGGTCAATTAA